Within Ipomoea triloba cultivar NCNSP0323 chromosome 9, ASM357664v1, the genomic segment TCATTCTTTATCTTCCAATGCATAACCTGATACAATACAGATTCACCATCCACTGCAAGGCTACTTAAACTTAGCCATATGGCATCTTAATTTCCACTGCAAGGCTGCTTAACCGTCCACTCCCAGCCCCAAAAATTCCAGTGCCCTCTGCCCATTCTCCGTTGTGGTCACTTTGCAGGAAGAGTTAGCGAGTAGCCTTTCGATGAGCTCGTGGTTTACTGAGCTGTCATCCACAAGCATGGCGGTGGCTTTGAAGTATTTGGGGACCAAGTCGTCGGAGGTCAGCTGGTCCATCCTCTCGCATCCTTCCGGCAGCCCAGAACAAGAAAAGACCAAAAAGCCCCTGTATTGGACGGTCACTTGACAGAAAacttaacggtggactaaaattggaacaCTTTAAATAAATGTGGTCTCAATgtggaaaaaataacaaaagcggactaaaattggaaatacgccaataacagtaggaccaaaaaaggcatTCActctattaaaaatgaacaaatgAATATGAGTTTGCGGTATAATGATTGGTCACAATATATACCTCAACATAGTATTCTCAACtctatcttttatttatttattgataaccTAGGTTTTTTGCATTcgtcaaattatatattgaacTCCATGAACCCGCCTCACAAGCCCATGAGAAggtaaattaaatcaataaagCGTGGAGACTCAACTCTATCttagtattaaattaaataatgagaAACGCTACATATATACTCTCCTAATGCTCtgataaaaaaaactaaaagtagactgtcacatataaatctagaatAAGAAATGGAATTAGatctattcaaaattttaaactttctcactgaatcaaataattaattatttatcaaatgattaaatataattaataattaagtcaCTAATGCATATTAGTACACTTAAGTTCACTTgtttaattttaagaaaatccTTAATTAGCTCAAAGAATTGTTGTTGGCAATTCCATAGATTGCATTTATTCTTTACTTTAAAAAGTAATCTTAAAAACTAACGAAATTACccaaagttttcaaaagaaaaaaaaaaaaaaacgaaattacccaaaaaaaaaaacaaaaagaaaaatttccGACCTGCCGGATTCGAACCAGCGACCTAAGGATTTCAGACGGCTACTCACCACTACAGTCctccgctctaccaactgagctaaggtCGGATGCGTTATTTAACTTACAAGAAAACTCTGATAATATCAATAAACCGTTCAAAATAGTTCATGAAAACGTAATCTGGCCATAACTAAAAAGAACACCATTAACTTCCTAAACAATGTATGGACAAATAattactatattgtaatagaattaatagtacaaaaaaaaaaaaatccctaaaCAAGTCAAATTCGTGcaactaaataaaaaataatatgtacTTCCGATTTTTTTATTGACACGGTGGTTAACcgttaaaaattttttttaaatctcattttaacaaattttaaataaaataaaatttaaaaaaagaaaagttgaaaaaCGAACACCTATCCCAATCGTCTTTGACATTGAGACAAAGACACTCTAGCCGAAGACGAAGAAGTAGTTTCCGTTGCTAAGCTAGAGACGAAGATATTGCTTCATCTTTAGGAcggaaattttgttttattaaaattgttaaaataaatttaaaattttaatttttaaaataataatcgtCATGTCAATAGAGAACTTAGAGCACACATCACTATTGATTTAATTgcaagaatattttttttttaattgaaggacCATTCAATAACTATTTTGACCTTTATTCCagtataaaatattatgtatttgtattCCCATTTAATTAATGTTGATGCATTGCCATAGCCTAATTAGAGTATTACTTCACAAGCTTACTTTGCCATCTTTAACATAAGAACCAATAtgcataaattataaatatacacatacactcATTACATCACAAACATTATAGCAAGTAAATACAACTCCATAACTTCAATCTTTGATAGCAATCCATACACAATAATACTTCACAGCTGCCATTGAAATGGAAGAAACAGACATCAAGAGTATCCCAACTACAGCCAATACAGTCGATACAAGATAACAAAGCCCTCCCGATTTATAGGCAGGATGTACGCTATGCGTGTGTCGACTACATTATGTTAAACCGGAGATGGCATCAACCTTGATCATTCCGCAGACTTAAATACTTAATCCCCAGATTTGATTGATGAGGCAATGAAGGATTAAAAATCGGCTAAATACTAATAGCCTTCGTCGCACCTCAGCAGGAAGGGCAGGTGGCACTAACACCTCTTCCAGAACCTGAGCTTTGCATAATCCGAAGATCAGCACACACATTCATTCTGCTCATTAGAACTCGTGGAGAATAGAAACTTATTTAGGAAGGAGATCAAAAAGCAAACATATCATGGCAGTCAATCACCCAAAGATTACACATTCACCATCACATACTAACTTCTGagacaacaaaagaaaaaaactcaaAGTTGCATTCATGTCCTGGGCATATACAAGTCTGCTGTGACAACAACTCTAGGGTAACCAACATTATGTAAATTCCATTAATCCATGGTAACTTCTGAGACAACAAGAGAAATAATGTAGATGAATCCAGTGAACAAAACTCAAGGTTGCATTCATGTCTTGGACACATACAACTCTAGTGTATCAAAACTTACGTAAGCATGCTTTAAAAAGTCGCGACACCATTCAAAATTACCATTCAAGAATCGGTTGTCAAAAAGCAATGATCTTGCTTTGTCCTTCACTAATTCAACCACTATATGATAACATTCATATAATGTAATACCTCCAAGAATCAAAAAGCCCTCATAAGTAAAAATTTCTACCAGTGCTCGAATTCAATCCCTACTATCCAAAGCATAGAGAAGTAAAAGTGCTATCCAATATTCAAAACCATAAACAGACAAGCATGCTTTGTTGCTTGTGACATAAAGATTATACCACATATCACACATCAAAATGTTTCTCAACTGGCAAAACTAGGCTGGAAACGAGCCAAAAACTCGTCTTGCTCACcatttttcatttcattagTCACTTTGCTGCGGCGAAAAGCTTACTGGCAATCATGGTGTTATCAAGAAATGATGAATAAGGGTGACCCTCGGGTAAGAGCTCGCGGTACATCTGGAAATGCTTCTGGGCTTCTTTATCTTTCCCCAACATTGTGTACATTATTGCTTGATAGAGATATGGCCTGAAATCCGTGGGTTCCTCCTTTACCAATTCTTGATACACTTTCAATGCCTCTTCATAGTCATATTCAATAGCCCTAATTTGAGCCAATAAGAGCTTGAAATCCCTCAATTCCCCCTTTTTATCCTCACTTTTGCATAGTTTCATTGCTTTCACAATCCTCTCCTCAATTCCCTTCAACTCCTCAACTTGATCGTCCTCCGAAACCGCCGTTATAAGTCCGTGATAAGCCTCGACCAGTAAAGGCTCCTTCGCTAGAATCTCATTGAATCCCCTTCTCGCCGCGTCGAATTCTCCGGTGAGAACATACAAGTGGTTTCTCAACAGCGGCCACTCTGTCTCGCTCGGCTCCAGCTCCATTAACCTGTTCACGATGCTAATGGCGTCGCCGATGTTTCGGTTCTGAATTTTACTCTCCATTAGGCTTTGTAACGCCGCGACGTCGTTCGGGTTCGCAGCCAAGCGTTCTTGGAGAGCCTTCTCGGTTTCCGCGTCGGAAACCGCACCGGAATCCGCGGTGGACGGAGCTGAAACCGGGGCTGCAATGGCGGGGTCCACTCTGAGGCAAAATCTGCCCAGGAAAACCGCGGCGGCTGCGACGGTGGTGACGACGGCGCAAGAAAAATGGGATTGGGTTAGTGTTTGGAGAATTCCCGGGGGAGATTTTAGGGTTTCTTGGTTTGCGGGTTTAGGAACAGAGAACTCCGGCGAGAATGACGACGAGGCTTTGATGGGCACATGCTGCGGCGGAGGAGTTGTGAAGGAGAGAGACGAAAGGGGTCGGGCTAGAACTGGACGGTGGTTATTGAGAGGAGGAAGAGAGTTAAGGTTTGGTTTTGCAGAGAAATGGGTGAAGGCGTTCATGGCGACAGAAAGTTATGAGTGCTCCAAAACCTCGAGGAAGACGACGATAATGGAGGGTTTGATTCGACCCGAAATCAGAAAAGACGGCCCATTATCAAGATGAAATATGAAAATGGAGTTAATTGCGTTTTTAGCCCTCTGAGTCCAAATAAATACTGCGGACCTATatgaataattttcaattttaatccacCGTTAACACTTTTCTTTGCGTAAATCgtcaacattaaaaataaaatttaaaagtcgtgACCGATGCATCAATTATTTCTCACACGTTGAAAATTAAAGTCTTAATTTCTTTATTCTAACAACTATAAATTCACCATCAATGTCATCAACAATTCACATAATGAAAAGTTTGCAatggattaaaattaaaaagaattcaATACTCTAAGATTAAATTTAGtaacattaaaattaaagtcaatgattaaaattaaaaatgagtaataAATACTATAGATACTATAATGTAATAaggtcagttgtattaaaaaagaagaagtaataGATAGAggctaaatttggaattaactctaaacaAATGCTAGCATCAAGAACTCTAATTAGTTTTCTAAGTTTTCATTTcctatttaaaaactaaaatcatatttaagttCAACTATTATTTAATGGGATAAGGTCAAATAAGTCCATCAACTCtagaaaaatgtaattaaactCCTAACCTTTAATTagatactttaatttttcataattatgcaattaaattGATTAACAAGTTGCCTTCAAATAATTGGTAAgaagatttttttcttttttaaaaaatcaaattcaaatatagtaaataaatttttttaaaaaaattacaagaagTTGCTTGTTTTTTTGGTCCAACTGAAGAAGTTTACCTCACTTTTCTGTTCAATTGAAGGGAGAAAATCCAATCAAAAGTAGAACCATGCTCGACTTTTTCATCGTTAGACAAAGAAATCGGCCATGCATGGTTCTTTTGCCTGGTTGGACAAAGAAACTTACTTGTCTTCTTTGCCTAGTTGGACGAGAAAGTTGGTCTGGATCCTCTGTCCAATTGGATGAAGAAGCTTGCATGGCTTTTTCGTTTAGTTGAATGCAGAAGTCAACCTGGTTTCTTCGTCCAATTGGACATCAAAACTTATCAACTTCTCTATTGACGGAGAAGCCAACAATatttgctattattattattattattattattattattttgagctAACTTGTGAATTGATCTAAttacacaaattaaaaatgttcTTAGCTAAATTGCATACAAATGAAGATTAAaaattctaattaatttaaaaataattaaaaatttcaaactaGCCGAGGCCTGAGGAGGCCCAAGCCCAAGACCGGCCTTGTCTTGACATGGGCAATCCAAGTTAAAgtaggaataaataaatatgtgaaATAAAAGTTCGTGTGTAAGCATAATgcttatttatatctaaaacataataagtctcaatcaaagttatatccttggTTTATATCcatctttttgtatgctaataaatgtatacattttgctttaaatgttgtacacttcaatgttattagacaaaattgtccctactacattattgttatacaaaactatcCTTACActgttataacaccgttacttttaactttatcattattaccatacacctatatctatcatatcttttcctattctttaattatcatattattaaaatcattatataattaatttgatgtttgattatattttaattaaatttctattaatggtaaGGCATACGGCAAACACAAGTGGAACTTTATTCTTGATATCTAGCTCCCTGTCCCTTTGACCACCTTGGCTACTTGGCCGTTGTTGTTATATTTGTAAGAGTAGATTGAGATGCAGCAAATAATAGTGTTTCTTAGCTTGATAGCGCTCATTCTTATTTTCCTCAGACTTAAAATCCTCTTGTCCTGCCCATAGAATGTAGACTGAAGATGTTCAGGATGACATGTAATCCCGGCCTGATTTAGAAGCCTGTGGTGTGCATTCTAGCATGAAGCTAGGAATTCACCTGAATGGGAAGTACGTGCAAGATGAGTTGTTGATTGCTGAAGTACTGTAGAACCATACGTTATGGAGACATCTGATGTAAGAAGTTGAGGGACAACGAAGCCAACCAAAGATGACATATTGACATTGCTTCCTTTGGACAGTAGCACTCAATGGTATTATCTTCGCACTAGGTCTAAGCTCTGATTTTGTGGGTCTACATCACATCACCAACTTGGATTATTGCACTAGTTTTCACACGCCTAAActttaatgcataaaattttgatgaaaaatgttatttgtaCTCTCAATTTCTACTCTTAATTTTTACTCTCTCACAAATTAAATCTTAGATGTAGACCACTTTTCTTGGACCCACAAGATGAAATATGTTCTATCCATGCTTACCAGAGTATAATTGATAGAGTATGTATAATTTAAGAGTCTCCATAGTAgaactcaatttttatttaagttTATGATGAACTTTCCGGTAATACGTATAGTATATATGAACTTTAATACTAGCATTACTGtgtgaaggttttttttttccaacttgcCGTAGTCGTATGTCGTAGACAAATGTA encodes:
- the LOC116028982 gene encoding protein SLOW GREEN 1, chloroplastic-like; this translates as MNAFTHFSAKPNLNSLPPLNNHRPVLARPLSSLSFTTPPPQHVPIKASSSFSPEFSVPKPANQETLKSPPGILQTLTQSHFSCAVVTTVAAAAVFLGRFCLRVDPAIAAPVSAPSTADSGAVSDAETEKALQERLAANPNDVAALQSLMESKIQNRNIGDAISIVNRLMELEPSETEWPLLRNHLYVLTGEFDAARRGFNEILAKEPLLVEAYHGLITAVSEDDQVEELKGIEERIVKAMKLCKSEDKKGELRDFKLLLAQIRAIEYDYEEALKVYQELVKEEPTDFRPYLYQAIMYTMLGKDKEAQKHFQMYRELLPEGHPYSSFLDNTMIASKLFAAAK